From the genome of Winogradskyella forsetii, one region includes:
- the trhA gene encoding PAQR family membrane homeostasis protein TrhA: MRIQSKLEERLNTWTHGFGALLGIAALVLLIIEADSAKPWRLFSVIVYGISIIVLFLASTFYHAVEGEKRRHYFRIVDHVSIYLLIAGTYTPVLLIALSDSLGWPLFWTVWGIAAFGVVIKLFFTGRFEVASTLLYLIMGWLIVFDFSNVSQALGPDGILWLYAGGLFYTVGIIFYAIDKIPFNHVIWHLFVLGGAISHFFMVYCYVL, from the coding sequence ATGCGAATTCAAAGCAAGCTAGAAGAACGACTTAATACTTGGACACACGGTTTTGGTGCACTTTTAGGAATTGCTGCTTTGGTTTTATTGATTATTGAGGCCGATAGCGCAAAACCATGGCGTCTATTTAGTGTCATTGTTTATGGTATTTCTATTATCGTTTTGTTTTTGGCTTCAACATTCTACCATGCTGTAGAAGGGGAGAAGCGACGGCATTATTTTAGAATCGTTGACCATGTTAGCATCTATCTCTTAATTGCAGGAACCTATACACCCGTTTTATTAATAGCACTTTCGGACAGTTTGGGTTGGCCTTTGTTTTGGACGGTTTGGGGAATTGCAGCATTTGGTGTGGTCATAAAACTCTTTTTTACAGGACGTTTTGAGGTGGCATCCACCCTTTTATATTTAATAATGGGTTGGCTTATTGTGTTCGATTTTTCCAATGTATCCCAAGCCCTTGGTCCTGATGGTATACTATGGTTATATGCAGGAGGATTGTTCTATACCGTTGGAATCATTTTCTATGCGATTGATAAAATCCCTTTTAACCACGTCATATGGCATTTGTTTGTGTTAGGTGGTGCGATTAGCCATTTTTTTATGGTGTATTGTTATGTGCTTTGA
- a CDS encoding DUF4294 domain-containing protein yields MKYILYIALFFSVVLNAQETPVEQKQDSTEVHYMIIEGDSIPVTSVELNEVLVLPNLKFEDRDARIRYIILRRKTLKVYPYAKLAAERLEALQKRLDELERKRDKKRYAKIIQKYIEDEFSAELKKLTKTEGQILVKLIHRQTGTTTFDLIKELRSGWRAFWFNSTASLFDISLKKEFNPIEEEEDYLIEDILQRAFQNERLKRQEPAFDIDFYACVNKWSRPKAPSNTKG; encoded by the coding sequence ATGAAGTATATTTTATACATAGCCTTATTTTTTTCAGTGGTTTTAAACGCGCAAGAAACACCGGTTGAACAAAAACAAGATTCTACGGAAGTGCACTACATGATTATTGAAGGCGATTCCATTCCTGTGACTTCGGTGGAATTAAACGAAGTTTTAGTGTTGCCGAATTTAAAGTTTGAAGATCGTGATGCTAGAATTCGCTATATCATTTTGAGGCGAAAAACCTTAAAAGTCTATCCTTATGCTAAACTTGCAGCTGAACGTTTGGAAGCCCTACAAAAGCGACTAGATGAATTGGAGCGTAAGCGTGATAAAAAACGCTATGCCAAGATAATCCAGAAATATATTGAAGATGAATTCTCTGCCGAATTAAAAAAACTTACAAAAACCGAAGGGCAGATTTTGGTGAAATTAATTCACAGACAAACCGGAACAACCACCTTTGATTTGATAAAAGAATTACGGAGTGGTTGGCGTGCTTTTTGGTTTAATAGTACGGCCAGTTTATTTGATATTTCCTTGAAGAAGGAATTTAATCCAATAGAAGAAGAGGAAGATTATTTAATTGAGGATATTTTACAACGTGCCTTCCAGAATGAACGTTTGAAACGGCAAGAACCCGCTTTTGATATTGATTTTTATGCTTGTGTAAATAAATGGTCTAGACCAAAAGCACCTTCAAATACCAAAGGTTAA
- a CDS encoding M42 family metallopeptidase: protein MAKKQLLNKKSMDFLEKYLNNASPTGYEWEGQKIWMDYLKPYVDEFITDTYGSAVGVINPKAKYKVVIEGHADEISWYVNYISDNGLLYVVRNGGSDHQIAPSKIVNIHTKDGIVKGVFGWPAIHTRNKSKEDAPKPDNICIDIGAKDKNEVEKMGVHVGCVITYPDEFHILNKDKFVCRALDNRMGGFMIAEVARLLHENKKKLDFGLYITNSVQEEIGLRGAEMITQTIKPNVAIVTDVTHDTTTPMIEPKKQGLAEIGKGPVVAYAPAVQQKLRDLITETAGAKKIPFQRAALSRATGTDTDAFAYSNGGVASALISLPLRYMHTTVEMVHKDDVENVIKLIYETLLKIKDGETFSYFK from the coding sequence ATGGCTAAAAAACAATTATTAAATAAAAAGTCCATGGACTTTTTAGAAAAATACTTAAACAACGCTTCTCCTACAGGATACGAATGGGAAGGTCAAAAAATCTGGATGGATTACCTAAAACCATACGTTGATGAATTTATAACGGACACCTATGGTTCTGCTGTTGGCGTCATTAATCCAAAAGCAAAATACAAAGTCGTTATTGAAGGCCATGCGGATGAGATCTCTTGGTATGTAAATTATATTTCAGATAACGGTTTGCTATACGTGGTAAGAAATGGTGGAAGTGACCATCAAATTGCACCAAGTAAAATCGTAAATATCCATACCAAAGACGGCATTGTGAAAGGTGTTTTTGGTTGGCCAGCAATCCATACGAGAAACAAATCGAAAGAAGATGCACCAAAACCAGACAACATTTGCATAGACATAGGAGCAAAAGATAAAAATGAAGTTGAAAAAATGGGTGTTCATGTTGGCTGTGTGATTACATATCCCGATGAATTCCACATTCTGAATAAAGATAAATTTGTTTGCAGAGCCTTGGATAACAGAATGGGAGGCTTTATGATTGCTGAAGTGGCACGCTTGCTACATGAAAATAAAAAGAAATTAGATTTTGGATTGTACATAACCAATTCCGTACAAGAAGAAATAGGTTTACGCGGAGCTGAAATGATTACACAAACCATTAAGCCCAATGTAGCGATTGTTACTGACGTTACCCACGACACAACCACGCCAATGATTGAACCTAAAAAACAAGGTTTAGCCGAAATTGGCAAAGGACCAGTGGTAGCTTATGCTCCAGCAGTACAACAAAAATTACGCGATTTAATCACAGAAACTGCTGGAGCTAAGAAAATCCCGTTTCAAAGAGCAGCCTTATCAAGAGCCACAGGAACTGACACAGACGCTTTTGCCTACAGTAATGGAGGTGTTGCCTCTGCCTTAATTTCCTTACCATTGCGTTATATGCATACCACGGTAGAAATGGTGCATAAGGATGATGTGGAAAATGTGATTAAATTGATTTATGAAACGCTTCTTAAAATAAAGGACGGAGAAACGTTTAGTTATTTTAAATAA
- a CDS encoding NUDIX hydrolase: MDEIIDIVDKHGKPTGKTALKSEAHTKGWYHNTIHLWLFTYKGEILLQQRSHKKAIYPLLWDVSVAGHIDAGETFINAALRETEEEIGLKLKPNSLQHIGIFRHETNYNDGQIQDNEFHQVFIAELNVPLDKLVIQEAEVEALKLVSFETFETLLKNSKTNNHFVTSNTDYYKFILKTIKARQQI; the protein is encoded by the coding sequence ATGGATGAAATTATAGACATTGTTGATAAACATGGTAAACCGACAGGAAAAACAGCTTTAAAATCTGAAGCGCATACTAAAGGATGGTATCATAATACCATTCATTTATGGTTATTTACATACAAAGGTGAAATCCTTCTACAACAACGTTCACATAAAAAAGCCATTTACCCTTTACTATGGGATGTTTCAGTAGCTGGACATATAGATGCAGGCGAAACGTTTATTAATGCCGCGTTGCGTGAAACGGAAGAAGAAATCGGGTTGAAATTAAAACCTAATAGTTTACAACACATTGGGATCTTTCGTCATGAAACCAATTACAATGACGGTCAAATCCAAGACAATGAATTCCATCAGGTTTTTATAGCCGAATTGAACGTGCCCTTAGATAAGCTTGTTATTCAAGAAGCCGAAGTTGAAGCTTTAAAATTAGTTTCATTTGAAACATTCGAAACACTTTTAAAAAATAGCAAAACCAATAATCATTTTGTGACCAGCAATACGGATTATTATAAATTCATATTGAAAACCATAAAAGCAAGACAGCAAATATGA
- a CDS encoding PrsW family intramembrane metalloprotease has translation MNLLLLAIAPIFTVLLYIYAQDKYEKEPKKLLIFSFLFGAIVSIIIVFVLYFFTGRLIPVTDPYSIGQQFIQAFIVVALSEEFSKYVIVKYYAQPKKAFNEPYDGIIYAVMVSMGFACTENIMYAIDGGYQTAILRAFTAVPAHATFGILMGYFMGKAKFSNNRFALNMAGLFLAVLFHGAYDFFLFINFIPGISIGAFVSLIIGIVLSRKAIKKHQDDSQFKSL, from the coding sequence ATGAATTTACTCTTACTGGCCATTGCACCCATTTTTACAGTTTTATTATATATCTATGCCCAAGATAAATATGAAAAAGAACCAAAAAAATTGTTGATTTTCAGTTTCCTATTTGGAGCCATTGTAAGCATCATCATCGTTTTTGTTTTGTATTTCTTTACAGGACGGTTGATTCCAGTTACTGATCCATATAGCATTGGACAGCAATTTATTCAAGCGTTTATTGTGGTCGCCTTATCCGAAGAATTTAGTAAATATGTGATTGTAAAATATTATGCGCAGCCAAAAAAAGCATTTAATGAACCTTACGATGGCATCATATACGCGGTTATGGTTTCCATGGGTTTTGCCTGTACAGAAAATATCATGTATGCCATTGATGGTGGTTATCAAACGGCCATTCTGCGAGCATTCACAGCAGTTCCGGCACATGCAACTTTTGGTATTTTGATGGGTTATTTTATGGGAAAAGCAAAATTCTCTAATAATAGGTTTGCCCTTAATATGGCAGGATTATTCTTGGCTGTTCTGTTTCATGGCGCCTATGATTTTTTCTTGTTCATCAATTTTATTCCCGGCATTTCCATCGGTGCATTTGTCTCTTTAATCATTGGAATTGTTTTATCTAGAAAAGCGATTAAAAAGCATCAAGACGATTCACAATTTAAATCTTTGTGA
- a CDS encoding acetyl-CoA carboxylase biotin carboxyl carrier protein subunit — MYKIKVNENHTFDITKETMEKLDVVETSANKFHILQDHTSIKAEILNADFNQKMYAIKVNNNIYHVDIYDALDQQIEALGFEIGASKQVNDIKAPMPGLILEINVKEGQDVKENDPLLILEAMKMENVINSPRDGVIKSIHVKQGETVDKNSLLIEFEA; from the coding sequence ATGTACAAAATAAAAGTCAACGAAAACCACACTTTCGATATTACAAAAGAAACGATGGAAAAGTTAGATGTTGTAGAAACTTCAGCGAACAAGTTTCATATTTTACAAGACCACACCTCTATTAAAGCCGAAATTTTGAATGCTGATTTCAATCAAAAGATGTATGCAATAAAAGTAAATAACAACATTTACCATGTCGATATTTACGATGCATTAGACCAACAAATTGAAGCTTTAGGTTTTGAAATAGGAGCATCAAAACAAGTCAATGATATTAAAGCTCCAATGCCTGGATTGATTTTAGAAATCAACGTGAAAGAAGGTCAGGACGTAAAAGAAAATGACCCCTTATTGATTTTGGAAGCCATGAAAATGGAAAACGTGATTAATTCACCTCGGGATGGTGTTATCAAATCCATACATGTAAAACAAGGAGAAACCGTTGATAAGAATTCACTTTTAATAGAATTTGAAGCGTAA
- the accC gene encoding acetyl-CoA carboxylase biotin carboxylase subunit, translating into MKKILIANRGEIAIRVMRTAKKMGIKTVAVYSEADRNSPHVKYADQAVCIGPAPSNESYLRGDKIIEVSKSLHVDAIHPGYGFLSENADFAELCEANDIIFIGPRSKAIKVMGSKLAAKETVKAYNIPMVPGTEEAITDIPEAKKIAKEIGFPILIKASAGGGGKGMRIVENEGEFESQMDRAISEAKNAFGDGSVFIEKYVASPRHIEIQVMADMHGNIIHLFERECSIQRRHQKVVEEAPSCVLTPELRAEMGQAAINVARSCDYIGAGTVEFLLDENLNFYFLEMNTRLQVEHPVSEWIAGVDLVELQIKVARGETLPIKQEDLKINGHALELRVYAEDPMNDFLPSVGNLEVYQLPKGENIRVDNGFEEGMDIPIYYDPMLSKLITYGESREEAIELMIKAIDNYHITGVETTLPFGRFVCEHEAFRSGNFDTHFVKKHYSPSLLEEQHKLEAEIAAKIALKRYLKEQKVVRLPM; encoded by the coding sequence ATGAAAAAAATACTAATAGCAAACAGAGGAGAAATCGCAATTCGTGTCATGCGAACCGCCAAGAAAATGGGTATAAAAACCGTAGCTGTTTATTCTGAAGCCGATCGGAATTCGCCTCACGTAAAATATGCAGACCAAGCCGTTTGTATTGGTCCTGCTCCATCAAATGAATCGTATTTAAGAGGTGATAAAATCATTGAAGTTTCAAAATCACTACATGTTGATGCGATTCATCCTGGATATGGTTTTCTAAGCGAGAATGCCGACTTTGCTGAATTGTGCGAAGCCAATGATATTATATTTATTGGGCCACGTTCTAAAGCCATAAAAGTAATGGGAAGTAAATTAGCGGCAAAAGAAACCGTTAAAGCTTATAATATTCCTATGGTTCCTGGAACTGAAGAAGCTATTACTGATATTCCCGAAGCTAAAAAAATAGCCAAAGAAATCGGTTTTCCAATCTTAATTAAAGCATCTGCTGGTGGTGGTGGAAAAGGCATGCGTATTGTAGAAAACGAAGGGGAATTTGAATCGCAAATGGACAGAGCCATTAGTGAAGCAAAAAATGCTTTTGGCGATGGTTCAGTATTTATAGAAAAATATGTGGCATCACCAAGACATATCGAAATCCAAGTGATGGCAGATATGCATGGCAATATCATTCACTTATTTGAGCGCGAATGTTCCATTCAACGCCGACATCAAAAAGTAGTTGAAGAAGCACCATCATGTGTTTTAACTCCAGAATTGAGAGCGGAAATGGGACAAGCGGCTATTAATGTCGCACGTTCCTGTGACTACATTGGAGCCGGAACGGTTGAGTTCCTATTAGATGAAAACCTCAATTTCTATTTCTTGGAAATGAATACGAGATTACAAGTAGAGCATCCGGTTTCCGAATGGATTGCTGGTGTGGATCTAGTCGAGTTACAGATTAAAGTCGCGCGAGGCGAAACACTCCCTATTAAACAAGAAGATCTAAAAATCAATGGTCACGCGCTGGAACTTCGGGTTTATGCTGAAGACCCAATGAATGATTTTTTACCAAGCGTTGGTAATTTGGAAGTTTATCAATTACCTAAAGGCGAAAATATTAGAGTCGATAATGGTTTTGAAGAAGGTATGGATATACCGATTTATTATGACCCAATGCTATCTAAATTAATAACTTATGGAGAATCACGTGAAGAAGCCATTGAGCTAATGATAAAGGCAATTGATAATTATCATATAACAGGCGTAGAAACCACCTTACCTTTTGGTCGCTTTGTTTGCGAACATGAGGCTTTTAGAAGTGGTAACTTTGACACCCATTTTGTAAAAAAGCACTACTCGCCTAGCCTTTTAGAGGAACAACATAAGTTAGAAGCAGAAATTGCGGCCAAGATAGCTTTGAAGCGTTATTTAAAAGAACAAAAGGTTGTACGACTACCAATGTAG
- a CDS encoding acyl-CoA carboxylase subunit beta, translating to MNNNIKTLNDKIEQAKLGGGQARIDKQHQRKKLTARERVMYLLDNHSFEEIGALVTHRTKSFGMDKQVFYGDGVVTGYGTVNGKLVYVFAQDFTVFGGSLSETHAEKICKIMDMAVNVGAPIIGLNDSGGARIQEGVRSLAGYADIFYRNVQASGVIPQISAIMGPCAGGAVYSPAMTDFTLMVQDTSYMFVTGPNVVKTVTNEAVTSEELGGASVHSSKSGVAHKTATNDVECLEHIKKLLGYLPQSNKEKVEALPFELKEEVRESLATIVPENPNKPYDMHQVIEGIIDEDSFYEIHKDYAENIIVGFARLGGRSIGIVANQPMFLAGVLDVNSSKKAARFVRFCDCFNIPLLVLEDVPGFLPGTDQEWNGIIVNGAKLLYAFSEATVPRITVITRKAYGGAYDVMNSKHIGADMNFAWPNAEIAVMGAKGAAEIIFKRDISAAEDKEAKWKEKEAEYAELFANPYSAAERGFVDEVILPKNTRRKLIKAFSMLENKDVVRPNRKHGNIPL from the coding sequence ATGAACAACAACATAAAAACCCTCAACGATAAAATAGAACAGGCCAAATTAGGAGGCGGACAAGCCAGAATAGATAAACAACACCAAAGGAAAAAACTAACCGCAAGGGAGCGTGTAATGTATCTATTAGACAACCATTCTTTTGAAGAAATAGGCGCATTGGTCACACACAGAACCAAAAGTTTTGGCATGGACAAACAGGTTTTCTATGGCGATGGTGTGGTCACAGGTTACGGCACAGTCAACGGCAAATTGGTATACGTTTTTGCTCAAGATTTTACCGTTTTCGGCGGATCTCTATCTGAAACCCATGCCGAAAAAATCTGTAAGATTATGGATATGGCTGTTAACGTTGGCGCACCAATTATAGGTCTTAATGATTCTGGTGGCGCACGTATTCAGGAAGGTGTTAGATCATTGGCTGGTTATGCCGACATATTTTATAGAAATGTACAAGCTTCTGGAGTGATTCCCCAGATTTCTGCCATAATGGGCCCTTGTGCTGGTGGAGCGGTTTATTCGCCTGCCATGACTGATTTTACCCTGATGGTTCAAGATACGAGTTATATGTTTGTTACAGGTCCTAACGTGGTAAAAACAGTAACCAATGAAGCAGTAACAAGTGAAGAATTAGGTGGCGCAAGTGTGCACTCGTCTAAATCTGGTGTCGCTCATAAAACGGCCACCAATGATGTGGAATGTTTAGAGCATATTAAAAAACTATTAGGTTATCTGCCACAAAGTAATAAAGAAAAAGTAGAGGCACTTCCTTTTGAACTTAAGGAAGAAGTTAGAGAATCATTAGCAACCATAGTTCCTGAGAATCCTAATAAACCCTACGATATGCATCAAGTAATTGAAGGAATTATTGACGAGGATTCATTTTATGAAATCCATAAGGACTATGCAGAAAACATCATTGTAGGATTTGCGCGTTTAGGTGGAAGAAGTATTGGGATTGTAGCTAACCAACCGATGTTTTTAGCTGGTGTACTGGATGTAAACAGTTCTAAAAAAGCAGCTCGTTTTGTACGTTTTTGCGATTGTTTCAATATTCCCTTGTTGGTATTGGAAGACGTACCAGGATTTTTACCAGGAACTGACCAAGAGTGGAATGGCATTATTGTTAACGGTGCAAAATTATTATACGCCTTCAGCGAAGCGACTGTCCCAAGAATTACCGTAATTACCAGAAAAGCCTATGGAGGCGCTTACGATGTAATGAATTCTAAACATATTGGCGCAGACATGAATTTCGCTTGGCCAAATGCCGAAATCGCCGTAATGGGAGCTAAAGGCGCAGCTGAAATTATCTTTAAACGCGACATATCCGCAGCAGAAGATAAAGAAGCCAAATGGAAAGAAAAAGAAGCGGAATATGCAGAACTCTTCGCCAATCCATACAGTGCTGCTGAACGCGGTTTTGTAGATGAAGTCATCTTACCTAAAAATACGAGACGTAAATTAATTAAAGCGTTTAGTATGCTTGAGAATAAGGATGTTGTGCGTCCTAATCGTAAGCATGGGAATATTCCACTTTAA
- a CDS encoding ABC transporter ATP-binding protein, which translates to MQHLKEKTKRSKNDKPKVTMASAFKTIIWPRRKLVFIGLILIVIRSLSGLILPWQSKVLLDDVVPNKDFDGLYTLIGIVIAAILVQAVTSFLLTRILSVQAQYLISELRAQVQKKVLSLPISFFDNTKSGALVSRIMSDVEGVRNLIGTGLVQLVGGSFTAIVSLIILIKLNAWMTLFVFVPLSLFGIVALKAFKYIRPIFRTRGKINAEVTGRLTETLAGVRVIKAFNAEEQENKTFEVGVERLYQNVKKSLTATALMTSSSTFLIGVATTGIMGIGGYYMIEDSMTTGDFLFFTLILGFMIAPIVQMSNIGSQLTEALAGLDRTEELMNLATEDEQEARTNELETVKGDIKFNNVSFSYEEGKPVLHNINFEAPSGSVIALVGSSGSGKSTIAGLSATFLNPDSGIITVDGQDLSKVKLSSFRKHLGVVLQDEFLFEGTIRENIMFPRPNATEAQLQNAVKAAYVNEFTDRFDDGLETLIGERGVKLSGGQRQRIAIARAILADPKIIILDEATSNLDTESEGLIQKSLSELTNNRTTIVIAHRLSTIKKADQILVIENGRIAERGTHDELLKAEGRYYDLYTFQAKI; encoded by the coding sequence ATGCAACATTTAAAAGAGAAAACTAAAAGGTCAAAAAACGATAAGCCAAAAGTAACCATGGCATCGGCTTTTAAGACCATAATTTGGCCAAGACGTAAATTGGTTTTTATTGGTTTGATACTTATTGTCATTCGCAGTTTATCAGGACTTATTTTACCATGGCAAAGTAAAGTGTTGTTGGATGATGTAGTGCCAAATAAAGATTTTGATGGACTTTATACATTGATTGGAATTGTCATTGCTGCAATTTTAGTTCAAGCTGTAACGTCATTTTTATTAACACGAATTTTAAGTGTACAGGCACAATATTTAATTTCAGAGTTGCGCGCACAAGTCCAGAAGAAAGTCCTTTCCTTGCCGATTAGTTTTTTCGATAATACAAAATCAGGGGCTTTGGTTTCGCGGATTATGAGTGATGTTGAAGGCGTTCGGAATTTAATTGGTACGGGATTGGTGCAACTTGTTGGAGGTTCATTTACGGCCATCGTTTCATTAATTATTCTGATAAAGTTAAACGCATGGATGACCTTATTTGTTTTTGTGCCCTTATCGTTATTTGGTATTGTAGCCTTAAAAGCCTTCAAATATATACGACCTATTTTTAGAACTAGAGGAAAGATTAATGCTGAGGTAACAGGCAGATTAACCGAAACGCTCGCTGGAGTACGTGTTATTAAAGCTTTTAATGCTGAAGAACAGGAAAACAAAACTTTTGAGGTAGGCGTAGAGCGATTATATCAAAATGTAAAAAAGAGTTTAACCGCAACAGCATTGATGACAAGCTCTTCAACATTTTTAATCGGAGTAGCCACTACAGGAATCATGGGAATCGGTGGTTATTATATGATCGAAGACAGTATGACTACTGGTGATTTTCTGTTCTTCACGCTAATTCTCGGTTTTATGATCGCCCCAATTGTACAAATGAGTAACATTGGCAGTCAATTGACAGAAGCCTTAGCTGGTCTGGATCGTACCGAAGAATTAATGAATTTGGCAACCGAAGATGAACAGGAAGCTCGGACCAATGAATTGGAAACTGTTAAAGGTGATATCAAATTCAATAATGTCTCGTTTTCGTATGAAGAAGGAAAGCCAGTGTTACATAACATCAATTTTGAAGCACCTTCAGGTTCTGTAATCGCCTTGGTTGGGAGTTCTGGTTCGGGCAAATCGACCATTGCTGGTTTGTCCGCCACGTTTTTAAATCCTGATTCAGGTATCATTACAGTTGACGGTCAGGATTTATCTAAAGTTAAATTGAGTAGTTTTAGGAAGCATTTAGGTGTTGTACTTCAAGATGAATTTTTATTTGAAGGCACTATCCGAGAAAATATTATGTTTCCAAGGCCAAATGCGACGGAAGCACAATTACAAAATGCCGTAAAAGCAGCCTATGTCAATGAATTTACAGATCGTTTTGATGATGGATTAGAAACCTTAATTGGTGAACGTGGTGTGAAATTGTCTGGTGGTCAACGTCAACGCATTGCTATTGCCAGAGCGATTTTAGCAGATCCCAAAATTATTATTCTAGATGAAGCGACGTCGAATTTAGATACGGAAAGCGAAGGGTTGATTCAAAAAAGTTTATCAGAATTAACAAATAATAGAACTACCATTGTCATAGCCCACCGTTTGAGCACCATCAAAAAAGCGGATCAAATTCTAGTCATAGAAAACGGTAGAATCGCAGAACGAGGCACTCATGATGAGTTATTAAAAGCTGAAGGACGTTATTATGATTTATATACGTTTCAGGCGAAGATATAA
- a CDS encoding DinB family protein, producing the protein MLTGTLIKLFKRDLKKLIEELNLYQNESNLWKVDRSVTNSAGTLCLHLIGNLNHFMGSVFGDTGYVRQRELEFTLKNVPKHELIKQVEDTMAVVETTLKNLTEDDLKKDFKRREFEEAMTTEYFLIHLSTHLAYHLGQINYHRRLLG; encoded by the coding sequence ATGTTAACAGGCACGTTAATCAAATTATTTAAAAGAGATCTCAAAAAATTAATTGAAGAACTTAATCTTTATCAAAATGAATCCAACCTTTGGAAAGTTGATCGTTCTGTTACCAATTCCGCTGGAACTTTATGTCTTCATCTCATTGGAAATTTGAATCATTTTATGGGTTCAGTTTTTGGTGATACAGGATATGTGAGACAGCGAGAATTAGAATTTACACTTAAAAATGTGCCAAAACACGAATTGATAAAACAAGTTGAAGACACCATGGCGGTCGTAGAAACCACTTTAAAAAATTTAACAGAGGATGATTTAAAAAAGGACTTTAAGCGTCGTGAGTTTGAAGAAGCTATGACAACCGAATATTTCTTGATTCACTTATCCACGCATTTAGCCTATCATTTAGGACAGATTAATTATCATAGACGTTTATTGGGTTAG
- a CDS encoding multidrug effflux MFS transporter, giving the protein MKNQKRSQLEFVVLMAALMSIVALSIDAVLPALPKIGNYLNSINATENQKLITTIFLGLGFGQLIFGPLSDSFGRKPMVYFGFAVFVLASIICVTTKNFEMMLLGRVLQGVGLSSPRTMSIAIVRDSYNGDHMAKILSIVTMTFILVPVIAPMLGQFLLNHFGWQSIFTFNLVFGALIMLWFWKRQPETLRDDYRKTFRLSIFKTGSQNFFRIKSAIIYTLLSGLVTGSFMVYLSTSQQIFQVQYDLGDYFPYIFGSLAITIGLATFLNSAIVMRFGMWNLVNIALLAFVMISLIYVILFWSGVNPPIEILVLFLMLQFTSVAFLFGNYRALAMQPLGHIAGIGSALNGFISTVMAVPIANYIGSFVKTSVLPLFIGFLITGVIGLVLFYSVKKPIREIRT; this is encoded by the coding sequence ATGAAAAATCAAAAACGGTCGCAATTGGAATTCGTGGTATTAATGGCAGCACTCATGTCAATTGTAGCCCTGTCTATTGATGCTGTTTTGCCAGCATTACCAAAAATTGGTAACTATTTAAATAGTATTAATGCGACCGAAAACCAAAAGTTAATAACGACTATATTTTTAGGTTTGGGATTTGGACAACTTATATTTGGCCCATTATCGGATAGCTTCGGGCGTAAACCTATGGTTTATTTTGGTTTTGCTGTCTTTGTGCTGGCATCCATCATTTGTGTGACCACCAAAAATTTTGAGATGATGCTTTTGGGTCGTGTGCTGCAAGGTGTTGGCTTATCGTCTCCTCGAACCATGAGTATCGCCATAGTTAGGGATTCTTATAATGGAGACCATATGGCAAAGATTTTATCTATTGTTACCATGACTTTTATTTTAGTTCCAGTGATAGCACCAATGTTGGGTCAATTTTTATTGAATCATTTTGGGTGGCAATCTATTTTCACGTTCAATCTGGTCTTTGGGGCACTAATCATGTTATGGTTTTGGAAGCGGCAGCCAGAAACGCTTCGTGATGACTATCGAAAAACTTTTCGATTATCTATTTTTAAAACTGGAAGCCAAAATTTCTTCAGGATAAAATCTGCGATTATTTATACTTTGCTTTCAGGATTAGTTACGGGTTCTTTTATGGTCTATTTGAGCACTTCACAGCAAATATTCCAAGTGCAGTATGATTTGGGAGATTACTTTCCTTACATTTTTGGAAGTTTAGCCATTACCATTGGCTTAGCTACGTTTTTGAATAGTGCCATAGTGATGCGATTCGGGATGTGGAATTTAGTCAATATCGCCTTACTGGCTTTTGTGATGATCTCGCTAATTTATGTGATTCTATTTTGGTCTGGTGTAAATCCTCCTATAGAAATACTTGTGCTATTTTTAATGCTTCAGTTTACCAGCGTCGCCTTCTTATTTGGGAATTATAGAGCCTTGGCTATGCAACCTTTAGGTCATATTGCAGGCATTGGCTCTGCACTTAACGGTTTTATATCTACTGTAATGGCTGTACCAATTGCCAACTACATTGGCAGTTTTGTAAAAACTTCGGTGTTGCCTCTTTTTATAGGTTTTTTAATCACAGGAGTTATTGGATTGGTGTTATTTTATAGCGTGAAGAAACCCATTAGGGAAATACGCACTTAA